A stretch of Mesoplodon densirostris isolate mMesDen1 chromosome 7, mMesDen1 primary haplotype, whole genome shotgun sequence DNA encodes these proteins:
- the KCNJ1 gene encoding ATP-sensitive inward rectifier potassium channel 1 gives MLASRVLTERMFKRLQKWFVTHFLGRPARRARLVSKDGRCNIEFGNVEAQSRLIFFVDIWTTVLDLKWRYKMTIFITVFLGSWFFFGLLWYAVAYIHKDLPEFHPSANHTPCVEHINGLTSAFLFSLETQVTIGYGFRCVTEQCGTAIFLLIFQSILGVIINSFMCGAILAKISRPKKRAKTITFSKNAVISKRGGKLCLLIRVANLRKSLLIGSHIYGKLLKTTITPEGETIILDQININFVVDAGNENLFFISPLTIYHVIDHTSPFFHMAAETLPQQDFELVVFLDGTVESTSATCQVRTSYVPEEVLWGYRFAPIVSKTKEGKYRVDFHNFSKTVEVETPHCAMCLYNEKHAQARMKRGYENPNFILSEVSETDDTKM, from the exons ATGTTGGCAA GTCGGGTGTTGACAGAAAGAATGTTCAAACGTCTTCAGAAATGGTTTGTCACTCACTTTCTTGGGCGCCCTGCGCGAAGAGCAAGGCTGGTCTCCAAAGATGGAAGGTGTAACATCGAATTTGGCAACGTAGAGGCACAGTCGAGGCTGATATTCTTTGTGGACATCTGGACCACTGTGCTGGACCTCAAGTGGAGATACAAAATGACCATCTTCATCACAGTCTTCTTGGGGAGCTGGTTCTTCTTTGGTCTCCTGTGGTATGCGGTCGCCTACATTCACAAAGATCTCCCTGAGTTCCATCCTTCTGCCAACCACACCCCTTGCGTGGAGCACATTAATGGCCTGACCTcagcttttctgttttctctggaaACACAAGTGACCATTGGCTATGGATTCAGGTGTGTGACGGAACAGTGTGGCACTGCCATTTTTCTGCTTATCTTCCAGTCTATCCTTGGAGTCATCATCAATTCTTTCATGTGTGGTGCCATTTTAGCCAAGATCTCCCGACCCAAAAAACGTGCCAAGACCATTACTTTCAGCAAGAATGCAGTGATCAGTAAGCGGGGTGGGAAGCTCTGTCTCTTGATCCGAGTGGCTAATCTTCGGAAGAGCCTCCTTATTGGCAGTCACATATACGGAAAGCTTCTGAAGACCACCATCACTCCTGAAGGAGAGACCATTATTTTGGATCAGATCAATATCAACTTTGTGGTTGATgcaggaaatgaaaatttatttttcatctccccACTGACAATTTACCATGTCATTGACCACACTAGCCCCTTCTTCCACATGGCAGCAGAAACCCTTCCCCAGCAGGACTTTGAATTAGTGGTGTTTTTAGATGGCACAGTGGAATCAACCAGTGCTACCTGTCAAGTCCGGACATCCTATGTCCCAGAAGAGGTGCTCTGGGGCTATCGTTTTGCTCCCATAGTGTCCAAGACCAAGGAAGGGAAATACCGAGTAGATTTCCATAACTTTAGCAAAACAGTGGAAGTGGAGACGCCTCACTGTGCCATGTGCCTTTATAATGAGAAACATGCTCAAGCCAGGATGAAGAGAGGCTATGAGAACCCCAACTTCATCTTGTCCGAAGTCAGTGAAACAGACGACACCAAAATGTAA